In the genome of Arabidopsis thaliana chromosome 4, partial sequence, the window GGGAAATCATCTAGACATGGCTGGATAGCGTAACCCGGGTGTCTTGCGATGATTACGCCAAGACCACCTGCTCTCTTCACATAACGCGCAGCGCTTAATACAGCACCGCCGTAAGGTGATGTTGTGAAACACAACACAACTTTCCCCTCCATTGTACGATTAGAATTGAATAAAAGCTCCTCACAAGTACTGCATTACAGGAACCATGGTGATGTCAGAGAATTGATCTTCTTCACATTGCAAGATTTGATGAACATCAAGAAActagaaatataaaaattaccCAGAAAAACTTTCGTTGCTATTCCCTGGATTCTCAGGATAAACCAAGCTAGTGAAGCCAAGTCCTGGACCTGTGTACATTGCTTGACCCTGCAATATAGTGAACAGACTCACAATAAGACACAGATGTAATCTGAGTACTGAGTAGAACAATTAATAAAGAGCGTATATCTTGTTGTTACCAATATCACTTTATTATTCCCAAGTGTAAGAGGTGTGGCAAAGGACCGGTCCAGAGTAGTTGCAGCCACTGTGATGATCCAAGGAGCTGTGTTTGTCACGGTAAGAGAATCTGGGCCAGAGTTACCACCGGAACAAACAACAGTGATACCCTTTAAGACTGCATGGAACGCTCCAGTAGTTATCCCATCGCGAATATCAGTTTCACCATATAGAGGAACGCTGGAGCCTAAAGAGATTGACAGAACATCAACACCATCATGCATAGCCTCGTCCATAGCTTTCAAGATGTCAGCAGATGAACAAGTCGTTGTGTCATCATCATCCAGATACCAACAAGCCTTGTACATTGCTATATGAGCACGAGGTGCCCCGCCTCTGACAGTCCCTCCAGCTAAGCCCTTGTAGCTTATATTGGGCACGAAAGAACCACCCGCAATGGTGGAAACATGTGTGCCATGACCATCAAGGTCTCTAGGGGAAATGAAATCAAGTGAATTTGTGGAGTTGAAGCTTTCGTTCTCCGCTAGAAAACCATTGATGAAATACTTGGCTCCTATGAGCTTTTTATTGCAGTTAGAGGAGTTGAAATTCTCTCCTGTTTCACAACCTCCTTTCCAGTGGCTTGGCACAGGCCCAAACCCACTGTCATTAAATACTTCAGATTCAGGCCATACTCCTGCAACCACAGACAACATTTTAGTCATAGATGCACTAAGAAAAGGAATCAAAAGAAGCACAAGACTTAAGAAGTCTACCACTATAAGCAGAGAATGGATGTACAAATAAACATTCATACCTGTGTCTATAACACCGATGATAATTTGTTCACCCATATTAGTTTCATGTAGAAGACTCTTTGGATTGGCAGCAGAAAGGCCTAGATAATCCCAAGTTCGAGTTGTTGCCAGCTTATAGAAACTATCCGGTATAACATGAACAACATCAGGTAAATCTGTGGCCAAATAACATTAtcaatgaaaaggaaaaaaatcagatgGTCTTGTTGAGACAATCAAGATTTCATGTAAGAAAatgtgagaagaagaatgagtaCCAGCTATCTTCTTGGCTTGGGACTCGGTAAGTTTAGCCGCAAAACCTGAGAAGCCATGTCGGTAACTATACACCATTGAATCATTGGCATCCTCTTTACTGTAACATGgaacaaaacacaagaaacatGAATAACCATTTGAGACATGATTATACTTGAAAGGAGAAACTACCCTTCACATACCTTCCAAGAAGTGACCATAACATCCGATGATGAGATTCCGTAACAAACTCAGGATCATCATGTTGCTTCTCACCCAAATACACTATATGAACCTATTATTGATGatcaaaaacataaccaaCCAATTATATCAGTCTCTGTTTATGTTATCTGATAAAAAAGAATGACTCTCTAGTACCTTTCTCTTAGCACTTGATTCTGCCACAAAACTTCTCTGCACATTGAGAAATATTACCAAACTTAGTACCACATATATGGATGTTCTGTAATTCATCATTCTAATCACAAAGTCAAAGAGATATGTAATACTAATGAAGGAGaataaatcatttatatagATATCTCCTGAAGACGTGTTAAGGCAAAGAATGTTTCAATTTCTTGGAATTGTTCTTAAGTTTTAATTAAACCCCAGTTGCTAACATACACTAAAGAATATATCCCAGTTGCTGTTTTTGCTTAGTCAACTAAAGGTTAGTTTATTGCAATGTATGAAGcaaaaacatatcaaacagagaaaatatgATGGATGATTAATAATAACCTTTACAGGTAAAACCTTCCTAAGGTATGATTCCTTCTCAATGTAACTTACTTCTTTGGTcaaaaagattgtttctttgGATGATTTCAGAGCTTTACTTGGTGCTGTTTCTTAAGAACAAGTCTCTGTTGTTCAAAGCGAAACTTAGCTTCACAATGCTCCCTTACTTCGGGGGGTTACGGAGGTGGCCGGTGAATTTCAACGCCGGAGATATTGGATTCTGTAATCGGAGCTTCATCTCGAGAAATTTTCTCTGAAatgaagagaggaagaaacgCAGGAGACTGGTGATTGGtgaagaatatttttttaagcgAACAACAGCTTAATGGGTTTGGGCTTCTATAATTGATGATGGGCTTTTTTTGATCCATTTGTAGGCTCGCACATTAAAATCTaacaataacagaaatgatattgattaatgatttttctttttggacttgaaaaaaatgagagaagcaattttggtttgtttagaTTACTAACGGCACACAGTTCATATTCCATTCTTATATTTCACGTACTTGCTCAAGTTAAGATCGTGAATTGGGAAATTCACAAACGTATTAATCTTGTTCTTGAGATATCTGCTATATGTGAATTGTTTTAAAtggaacaaaagaataaaaacatgttCACTGATGCAAAGTTCTAGTGGACGTCTCAGTGGTTGACTAATCAATAcaacaaaatacatatttgATAATAGTTTTTACAACCAGAGAAGTGTCCCTTAAAAtatcaagaaagtaaaaatacaATCTGACGAACAATATATTGATCCAGACCACTCCAAACATATTTTGTATGGACAACGCTTCTCACAATAGCAGCAAATAGGTCGAGTCATATGATGATTATTGGACAGAACGTCTACCGTTTTCtctaaataaaatgaagatgAACCATGCTTCATGTATAAGTCCCACCCAAGCAAACATTTAATGTGTAGAGTGAGACAACAGTACTCATCACACACATAAAACCGCTTTGTTGGATCTATTGTTCCCTCGCAAATTTCGCACCAATACGTTATGGTACTTGTCTCGTTCCCATAAAAAAGAGTGAGCACATGCTTATCATGCTTATACCTCACCTTTTGAGGTAAAGTAGCGCatacaaaacataaagcaAAGTCACACTCAATGCAattgaatgtttcatttgtcCTAGCATATCTGCTCTCTTTGCAAACCGAACATCTTCTTGGATCCTCTTCAGGTTTGGATGTTAGGAATAAAGGATGCATATGGCTTTCATGGACTAGTGGCTCAGATGTTGTGGCGAACTGCACAGGTAGCTTGAAATCACATCCTTCTTTACCACACTCGTAGAAGAAACCGGCTGTCCACAACGAAGGGTAAGCTGCACACATAACCTCATGGTCTACAATATTGTCATATCCTAGACTGAGCATATGTGGATGTATAGGATGATAAATTTGGCGAAAAAGATTTGCACATTCTTCGTGGAGAATAAACTCACACTGCATGCATGAGTAGAAGTTACCAAAATAGATTGGCCTGATGCATGCTTGACACTCCTTGTTCTCATCGTAGTCTCTATTTATGTTGTCATCAAGTCTCaaatgatgatgttgatgactAAAATGTTGTATGATTCCATCGCTTATCTTGACAAATGGCTCaacttctttaatttcttcttcttgctctccCTCAAGTTCTTTACCATCCCACACATTTCTTTGTGTAGCACATTTTGAATGTGCTGCATAAAAACAACCCTCCTTGATGCAAGAATATCCCCCATAATCATTGTCGATGTTTTTTTGACAAACACCACAAGACAATCTTTCTTGGTCAAAAGAAGGGGTAAAAGAGATACGATGGTGATGCCGTGAGATCCTTATGACACGTGGTAAGTCGATACATCTTAGATGGACCACAAAGTCACAAGGGGGACACATATAAAGAGGAGATCTTGCATCAGCCAAGCCGCAAAGGTTGCAAGTTAAGAAAGCACGTCTTGGAAACAGAACAAGAGTATGCTCATGCCACTTCGGATGGTCTATAGATAAGACTGGTGGTTTCTTCGCACAAGCCATATTCATAGCATAATCACAGGACACGCAACAATAAATTACCTTTTCGAGATCATCATCGCAACAATAGCATTTCCTCTCTTTGCCTTCACTGAAAAAGACAAGCTGGAGAGAATGTTTTCGGTGGAGATGGTGTTTGATCTCATCCGGAGCCTGTTCATATTCTTCATGGTTCTTGCCGTTGCATCCTTTACAGCCAAAATAAGTAGCGTCTTCTCCTGTAAACTTGAATTTCACCCAGTTTCCAGGGAGACAATACCACTTACCCCAAGGCTGGAAATATTCACTCACAtgaaaatttcctttttccaaTTCTACTAATAGTTGAGGACACAAGGAAATAAACT includes:
- a CDS encoding Subtilase family protein (Subtilase family protein; FUNCTIONS IN: identical protein binding, serine-type endopeptidase activity; INVOLVED IN: proteolysis, negative regulation of catalytic activity; LOCATED IN: endomembrane system; EXPRESSED IN: 8 plant structures; EXPRESSED DURING: F mature embryo stage, petal differentiation and expansion stage, E expanded cotyledon stage, D bilateral stage; CONTAINS InterPro DOMAIN/s: Protease-associated PA (InterPro:IPR003137), Proteinase inhibitor, propeptide (InterPro:IPR009020), Peptidase S8/S53, subtilisin/kexin/sedolisin (InterPro:IPR000209), Peptidase S8/S53, subtilisin, active site (InterPro:IPR022398), Peptidase S8, subtilisin-related (InterPro:IPR015500), Proteinase inhibitor I9, subtilisin propeptide (InterPro:IPR010259); BEST Arabidopsis thaliana protein match is: Subtilase family protein (TAIR:AT4G10540.1); Has 30201 Blast hits to 17322 proteins in 780 species: Archae - 12; Bacteria - 1396; Metazoa - 17338; Fungi - 3422; Plants - 5037; Viruses - 0; Other Eukaryotes - 2996 (source: NCBI BLink).), with translation MMNYRTSIYVVLSLVIFLNVQRSFVAESSAKRKVHIVYLGEKQHDDPEFVTESHHRMLWSLLGSKEDANDSMVYSYRHGFSGFAAKLTESQAKKIADLPDVVHVIPDSFYKLATTRTWDYLGLSAANPKSLLHETNMGEQIIIGVIDTGVWPESEVFNDSGFGPVPSHWKGGCETGENFNSSNCNKKLIGAKYFINGFLAENESFNSTNSLDFISPRDLDGHGTHVSTIAGGSFVPNISYKGLAGGTVRGGAPRAHIAMYKACWYLDDDDTTTCSSADILKAMDEAMHDGVDVLSISLGSSVPLYGETDIRDGITTGAFHAVLKGITVVCSGGNSGPDSLTVTNTAPWIITVAATTLDRSFATPLTLGNNKVILGQAMYTGPGLGFTSLVYPENPGNSNESFSGTCEELLFNSNRTMEGKVVLCFTTSPYGGAVLSAARYVKRAGGLGVIIARHPGYAIQPCLDDFPCVAVDWELGTDILLYTRSSGSPVVKIQPSKTLVGQPVGTKVATFSSRGPNSIAPAILKPDIAAPGVSILAATTNTTFSDQGFIMLSGTSMAAPAISGVAALLKALHRDWSPAAIRSAIVTTAWKTDPFGEQIFAEGSPPKLADPFDYGGGLVNPEKSANPGLVYDMGLEDYVLYMCSVGYNETSISQLIGKTTVCSNPKPSVLDFNLPSITIPNLKDEVTITRTVTNVGPLNSVYRVTVEPPLGFQVTVTPETLVFNSTTKKVYFKVKVSTTHKTNTGYYFGSLTWSDSLHNVTIPLSVRTQILQNYYDEN
- the MEE53 gene encoding Cysteine/Histidine-rich C1 domain family protein (maternal effect embryo arrest 53 (MEE53); FUNCTIONS IN: zinc ion binding; INVOLVED IN: embryo development ending in seed dormancy; LOCATED IN: cellular_component unknown; CONTAINS InterPro DOMAIN/s: Zinc finger, RING-type (InterPro:IPR001841), DC1 (InterPro:IPR004146), C1-like (InterPro:IPR011424); BEST Arabidopsis thaliana protein match is: Cysteine/Histidine-rich C1 domain family protein (TAIR:AT4G02540.1); Has 1438 Blast hits to 607 proteins in 17 species: Archae - 0; Bacteria - 0; Metazoa - 0; Fungi - 0; Plants - 1438; Viruses - 0; Other Eukaryotes - 0 (source: NCBI BLink).); the encoded protein is MDSELELISLISQLISLPKILDSKWNSVTHSEIISLIAQIISLVSSMDLHSQPKPESEFMSLVTQAISLFDSMDLNPELSPLSELISLLSQIISTDSDSDSNRKVEWDLDRPLCETLFGQPEPELVSLIYQIFSLVSSINSKSEKFISLCPQLLVELEKGNFHVSEYFQPWGKWYCLPGNWVKFKFTGEDATYFGCKGCNGKNHEEYEQAPDEIKHHLHRKHSLQLVFFSEGKERKCYCCDDDLEKVIYCCVSCDYAMNMACAKKPPVLSIDHPKWHEHTLVLFPRRAFLTCNLCGLADARSPLYMCPPCDFVVHLRCIDLPRVIRISRHHHRISFTPSFDQERLSCGVCQKNIDNDYGGYSCIKEGCFYAAHSKCATQRNVWDGKELEGEQEEEIKEVEPFVKISDGIIQHFSHQHHHLRLDDNINRDYDENKECQACIRPIYFGNFYSCMQCEFILHEECANLFRQIYHPIHPHMLSLGYDNIVDHEVMCAAYPSLWTAGFFYECGKEGCDFKLPVQFATTSEPLVHESHMHPLFLTSKPEEDPRRCSVCKESRYARTNETFNCIECDFALCFVCATLPQKVRYKHDKHVLTLFYGNETSTITYWCEICEGTIDPTKRFYVCDEYCCLTLHIKCLLGWDLYMKHGSSSFYLEKTVDVLSNNHHMTRPICCYCEKRCPYKICLEWSGSIYCSSDCIFTFLIF
- a CDS encoding Subtilase family protein (Subtilase family protein; FUNCTIONS IN: identical protein binding, serine-type endopeptidase activity; INVOLVED IN: proteolysis, negative regulation of catalytic activity; EXPRESSED IN: 8 plant structures; EXPRESSED DURING: F mature embryo stage, petal differentiation and expansion stage, E expanded cotyledon stage, D bilateral stage; CONTAINS InterPro DOMAIN/s: Protease-associated PA (InterPro:IPR003137), Peptidase S8/S53, subtilisin/kexin/sedolisin (InterPro:IPR000209), Peptidase S8, subtilisin-related (InterPro:IPR015500), Peptidase S8/S53, subtilisin, active site (InterPro:IPR022398), Proteinase inhibitor I9, subtilisin propeptide (InterPro:IPR010259); BEST Arabidopsis thaliana protein match is: Subtilase family protein (TAIR:AT4G10540.1); Has 7219 Blast hits to 6547 proteins in 1099 species: Archae - 248; Bacteria - 3973; Metazoa - 103; Fungi - 279; Plants - 1948; Viruses - 0; Other Eukaryotes - 668 (source: NCBI BLink).); the protein is MLWSLLGSKEDANDSMVYSYRHGFSGFAAKLTESQAKKIADLPDVVHVIPDSFYKLATTRTWDYLGLSAANPKSLLHETNMGEQIIIGVIDTGVWPESEVFNDSGFGPVPSHWKGGCETGENFNSSNCNKKLIGAKYFINGFLAENESFNSTNSLDFISPRDLDGHGTHVSTIAGGSFVPNISYKGLAGGTVRGGAPRAHIAMYKACWYLDDDDTTTCSSADILKAMDEAMHDGVDVLSISLGSSVPLYGETDIRDGITTGAFHAVLKGITVVCSGGNSGPDSLTVTNTAPWIITVAATTLDRSFATPLTLGNNKVILGQAMYTGPGLGFTSLVYPENPGNSNESFSGTCEELLFNSNRTMEGKVVLCFTTSPYGGAVLSAARYVKRAGGLGVIIARHPGYAIQPCLDDFPCVAVDWELGTDILLYTRSSGSPVVKIQPSKTLVGQPVGTKVATFSSRGPNSIAPAILKPDIAAPGVSILAATTNTTFSDQGFIMLSGTSMAAPAISGVAALLKALHRDWSPAAIRSAIVTTAWKTDPFGEQIFAEGSPPKLADPFDYGGGLVNPEKSANPGLVYDMGLEDYVLYMCSVGYNETSISQLIGKTTVCSNPKPSVLDFNLPSITIPNLKDEVTITRTVTNVGPLNSVYRVTVEPPLGFQVTVTPETLVFNSTTKKVYFKVKVSTTHKTNTGYYFGSLTWSDSLHNVTIPLSVRTQILQNYYDEN
- a CDS encoding Subtilase family protein (Subtilase family protein; FUNCTIONS IN: identical protein binding, serine-type endopeptidase activity; INVOLVED IN: proteolysis, negative regulation of catalytic activity; EXPRESSED IN: 8 plant structures; EXPRESSED DURING: F mature embryo stage, petal differentiation and expansion stage, E expanded cotyledon stage, D bilateral stage; CONTAINS InterPro DOMAIN/s: Protease-associated PA (InterPro:IPR003137), Proteinase inhibitor, propeptide (InterPro:IPR009020), Peptidase S8/S53, subtilisin/kexin/sedolisin (InterPro:IPR000209), Proteinase inhibitor I9, subtilisin propeptide (InterPro:IPR010259), Peptidase S8/S53, subtilisin, active site (InterPro:IPR022398), Peptidase S8, subtilisin-related (InterPro:IPR015500); BEST Arabidopsis thaliana protein match is: Subtilase family protein (TAIR:AT4G10540.1).); protein product: MKLRLQNPISPALKFTGHLPPSKALKSSKETIFLTKERSFVAESSAKRKVHIVYLGEKQHDDPEFVTESHHRMLWSLLGSKEDANDSMVYSYRHGFSGFAAKLTESQAKKIADLPDVVHVIPDSFYKLATTRTWDYLGLSAANPKSLLHETNMGEQIIIGVIDTGVWPESEVFNDSGFGPVPSHWKGGCETGENFNSSNCNKKLIGAKYFINGFLAENESFNSTNSLDFISPRDLDGHGTHVSTIAGGSFVPNISYKGLAGGTVRGGAPRAHIAMYKACWYLDDDDTTTCSSADILKAMDEAMHDGVDVLSISLGSSVPLYGETDIRDGITTGAFHAVLKGITVVCSGGNSGPDSLTVTNTAPWIITVAATTLDRSFATPLTLGNNKVILGQAMYTGPGLGFTSLVYPENPGNSNESFSGTCEELLFNSNRTMEGKVVLCFTTSPYGGAVLSAARYVKRAGGLGVIIARHPGYAIQPCLDDFPCVAVDWELGTDILLYTRSSGSPVVKIQPSKTLVGQPVGTKVATFSSRGPNSIAPAILKPDIAAPGVSILAATTNTTFSDQGFIMLSGTSMAAPAISGVAALLKALHRDWSPAAIRSAIVTTAWKTDPFGEQIFAEGSPPKLADPFDYGGGLVNPEKSANPGLVYDMGLEDYVLYMCSVGYNETSISQLIGKTTVCSNPKPSVLDFNLPSITIPNLKDEVTITRTVTNVGPLNSVYRVTVEPPLGFQVTVTPETLVFNSTTKKVYFKVKVSTTHKTNTGYYFGSLTWSDSLHNVTIPLSVRTQILQNYYDEN